One Bythopirellula goksoeyrii genomic window, TTCATGCGCTTGCTACGGAAGCCGGAGCTGGTGATCCTCGAGCGCTGGCTCAAGAGTTGTGTCTGATCATGGAAGGAACGTATGTCACGAGGCAAGTTACAGGAAACAAGCAAACCATTGACATTGCACGGCGGATAGCGAGCCTACTGATCGCGTCGCACTTTCCCGAATCGTAACCCGACCGCTTTGTAAATTTCTTGGCAATGTAGGGTTCATCTTGTTGGAGCAGCGAGTTTGAACAGGGGGGGGCCACAAGACCACGAAGCCTCACGCAGATGATGCTGCGGGGCATCCTTATCTCCATGTATGTCCGATGCAAACCTTAGTACGCTTCTGAGGTAATCTCTTAGAAGCTGCGAGCAGGACAAAGTTGTTGGCGAGGAACTGGCTTTGAACACCGTGACTGCTGGAAACTCTCCTACCAATGCTTCCTTAGCAGCGCCACCTGCCTTGGGCTATTCAGTCAGCACCCTCGATTGGATCAGGAAACCATTCGGTGGTAATTGCGTAGTAGCAATACTTGGCTGGTTCGCTCTTTCTGGCCACGGTAATGGTGGGTGCAATGAGGAGGGTTTCGCCCTGCTTCATGTTACAGCGGGCTGAAATTGTGCGATGGGTTGCTTTCGGAATTTGAATGACCAAGTCTTGTCCAGGCATTTTGGCTTCGCTCACTCCATCGATGAAGTTCAGCTCTAGCTGACACTGTAGTTCAATCGTATTGCGGTCAGTCATGCTCGTCTTCACCCCCAACTCCATCCCTTGGGACAACACTTCGATACAAGGTTGAGCGGCGGTAGCAAATTCTCCTTTGAGATGCGTAACACCTACAACAAAGGGAAGTTGTGAGAGGTCACTGATCTTCGCCACTTGCCCGCTGAAAATGGTAATCTTCGGAGCCGAGGTCCAGTGATCTAACTTCGACTTCTTTACCACTAGATCCATTTCAGCAGCAGAAAGAATAGTCGCTACGTAAGGTGCATAGTCGACGGATATCGATTCCATGGATAACGACAATCTCTCCGGACCAAAGTTCGTGTTGCTCTCAGACCAGCTCTCTGCCCGTGCCGGGTGGGGAGCGGCGTAGCGAACGGCATCCTTCCAGTCGATTCCTTGGAGTTCTTCTGGATCCTCAACTACGAGCACACGAGTACAGACAACCACTTGCCATGTATTGCCGAAACGCTCCACTTCATTAAGCAGCTGATTGAAATACTGATGAACTGTTTCTGGCGCCGTTAGCATGATTTGATCGGCACCCGTTTGTTGCGTCTCCACGACAACTTCTTCTCTGCCGGGAACTAAGAGATACTTGGAAAGCCAACCAAAACCATCCGATTCCTCGGGACGCGTCTCGCGGATTTTCTTCAGAGCCGCACTCAGATCGTATTGCCGTGTCTCCAGTTCCCCTTTTGGGGGAAGGGAAGGAGACGGGATAGATGATTTGTTTACCAACTTCCAGGCGTCAGATTCATTGATGGAGAAAGTGTCGAGATCTTTCATCTTGGAGGTGGGCCGGTCGGTAGCCGCGTCAGTGAACCCGATAAGTGCTAACGTGAATAGCAGAGTGACAGAAACAAGCTTTGGCAGTTTGTAGCGATTGTCAGCGGAAGTGAACGCCTCGATTCGTGCTGCCAAATTCTTCGCCGGACTGGCAAAGCCGAGCCCCAGCAGTCCCAAACAAGTAGCTGGACGCTGAGCCGCAAAACGCATCAAGAGGTTGGCGTAGCTGGTTCGCTCTTGCGGTTCGGTGAATTTCCGCACTGCATGGTCGCAAGCCAGTTCACGGTAATGTTCGATATGGCGAATCGTGATCCAAGCGATCGGATTGAACCAGTGAAAGGCACGGACTAGCATCAGCATCCAAGAAAGATAACCATCGCGGCGACGCAGGTGCATCAATTCGTGGAGGGCAATCATTCGCAACTCGGAACTGCTGAGTAAATTGCGTGTTTCTTCAGGCAGGCACAGCGTTGGTCGGAAAACGCCGAAAATTGCCGGTGCGGATAGGTCAGGCACGTACTTCATCTGAGGAGTTCGCGATATGTTGAGCGAAGCGCAAACCTGTTGAATGCAATCGATTGTTGGTTGGTCCTCGACGCATGAGAGTAATCCTATTCGTTGCGAGAACCGCCACGATGAAACTATTGCCCTTAGCATTACCAGGATGACGCCAGCGAACCACAGCAGACACAGGGTGCATACACAAACTGACTCCCAGTCCCATGAAATGTCTGTCACCCCTGGAGTTGGCGCAATGGGTTCTGGCAAAGGATCGGGTCTGGGATTGGCCATCCATTCTCGGATAGTTTGAGGCTTGGCCGGTGCTTGCCAAAGTTCTTCCCAACTTGAGACTGTTGCTGGTTTGCTCTCCCAACTCAGCAAGTGCCAGACTCGCTGAACACTAACGGGACTGATGGGAGCGATTGGCATCAGCAGTCGCACCGCCACGACTACCCACAACCAGCAAAGAATGCGTGGCGAGAATCGTCTCCCGACAATTCGGTCAGTTGCCAATACTAACATTGCCACAGGTATGGCCGCTATCGCTGCCATGAATGTGGGCTCCAGACCGATCACAATGAATTCGCATACTGAATCGAAGGTTTCGCTCATGACTTTTTTTCCTTTTCGTCGAGTAGACGACGTAGCTCAGCGAGTTCGTCGTCGGTGAGCTTGGAGTTCTTGACCAGGTGCATAAGTGCCGGTGCCGCCGAACCACCGAAAACGCGGTCGAGAAACGAGCGGCTGGCCCGTCGGACGCAATCGCCCCGACGCATCAATGCGCGATACAAATACCGTTTCCCATCGCGATCAAAGGTCAACGCTTTTTTCTTGACCAGGCGATGGAGCATCGTTTTGATCGTCGCAGCAGTCCACTCGTTCGGTTCTGCTAGCAAATCAATCACCTGTTGCGATTCAACTGGCTGGTGCTGCCACACGGTATTCATTACTTGCCATTCGGCATCGGAAATCGTAGCGGATTCAGCCATGAGTAGTTCTCCATTTGGTCTGCCGGATAATAGATTACATCTGTAAACGGAGTCAAGATCGATTGTGAAGGGAAATAGGGATCACGTTTTCGTACAGGTTATATCTTCCCTTGCTTCCTCCAAATCTTCGCAGGCAAGATGCATGCGCCACGAATCGCGGCTCGTCCCTGCGCGGAGCGTAGGTACGAGGGAAAAGAGAGGCACGGCGATTCACGTGCCCACGTTGACCGTGGGCATGGCAACCCGGTTGCTCCGACACTGGTATGGGAGGAGATACTTTGGTTAGATTACATACTTTCGAACAACCCTGACCACTTCTTGCCAGAAAGACTCTCACTATGAAAAGGCTCGACTGGAAACAACTACTCGGCAAACGATCGGCATCTCGGAATCTCTGCTGTTTGGTGACATGTTTGGTAACTACACTCGCTTGCTTTTTGGCGATTTGCTCTGCGTCTCTCTTGGCGGCAGAGGAGTCAACTACTTCCCGGCCATTGTTCAATGGCAAGAATCTCAATGGTTGGCATGTAGACGTTCCCGCACTCGATGCGAACCCAGATGCCAAGTCCCCGTTCATAGTCCGCGATCGTATGTTGGTCAGTTTGGGTACCCCTCCAGGGCATCTCATCACGAACACGATTTATCAGAACTACCGACTCGAAGTTCAATACCGGTTCGCAGCCAAGCCGGGCAACTGTGGCGTGCTGGTTCATGCATCGCTCCCACGCGCACTCTACAAAATGTTTCCTCAATCACTTGAGGTCCAAATGCAATCTGGTGAGGCGGGTGATTTCTGGTGCATCCAGGAGGATATTAGCGTGCCCGACATGGTCGCGCGGCGCGGCCCTCGAGATACGTGGGGAGTTGACGGCGACAAGGCGCGTCGCATCAAGAACCTCACTGATGGCTCAGAAAACCCACCGGGTGAGTGGAATACCCTGGTTATCGAAACGCTGGGCGATGCGATCAAAGTGTGGGTCAACGGCGACCTGGTCAACTACGGCACCGACTGCACGGCCAACAAAGGGCAGATAGCAATTCAAGCCGAAGGATCCGAGGTGGAGTTTCGCGAGATTGCACTGACGCAGATTGAGCGGTTTAGCGAGGATTAGAATTGCAGATAGGTCGGAACCATTGGTTCACTCAGAAGCAATTCTCGATTCCCGCCTGCGCGGGAATGACAATGTCATTACGACTCGGAGAGCCGTGTTACTCTAGCGGATTTCGCTTGGGTCCGCTTGGATGGGGGGAGCGGGGAGGCTTAGTTGTCCTGCAGGGGGTGTCAACTGGGCATTCACTGCATGACGCAAGAGGCCGAAGACCGCCTGATACTCGGGCCGGGCTGCCAACTGGGCATATTGAGGGTTTGATGCAATGACCTCGTATCTCGACTGTGCGTTGATCAATGCTTCACGATAGGACTCGGCATTGTTGAATTGGCTGGCGTTTGGAATGGCAAGGTACTGTTGCCACTCGGGAGTCAGCACCGCTTGCAACCGTTGCCATGATTCGCCCATGGGTGTCGCTGAGGCAAATTGATTCGCATAAGGAGCTGCATTCGGTTGGGGCTGCATGCCCTCTTGCATTGGTACTGATCCGCCACCGGCGTACTGTGTTATTTGGGAAACCAACTGGCTGGCAAGAACTGGCTGCTGTCCGGTAGCAGCAGCTTGTTGATAATACTGGGCGTCTGCTTGCAAGTCTTGTTTGAGAACCGAGCCATCGAGCGAAACACCCAAGAAGGCACCGCGACTACGCGAGTAGCTATAGATCTCAGCATTCATTGGCAAGTCGGTGCCAGCGGAAACCTGGCGTCCCACAGGTCCAGCAGCCACTGACGCATCGGCACCTACGGTAAGTTTGCCCTGCATGAGATTTTCCACACTTTGGCGCGAGCGGAGAACGAGAATCACATCCGTTGATTGGATGCCCGCCTGCCAACCAACACTCCCGCCGGTAAGATCGATAAATCGCGGCATCTGCCACTGGCCGGTGGCATCGCGACCGATGAAAACACCTTTGCCCATGCGAATTCCTACGACGAAAGCTCCCCCTTTGACTTGGGGAATGATCGCAACCCCTTGAGCATCGGTAAGAAGTTGTCGGGGAATCCCATTGCCGGGGGCCGTCATCACTTGTTGAAATACCGTGCTGGCTTGTCGTAGTATCTCGTCCTCCTGCATGGCTGCTTGTGACATAGCAGGAACGAGCGAGAGCAGGACAGCTGTCAACGCGGACAATCGAATGATCGGCGACATGGGATTTTCTTCCTGATTAGAGTTGTACGAATCTCCGAATTACGACTCGGAGAGTCGTGCTATAATGACGCAACGAAAATCTCAGCAGAGATCGCCATCGGGGCAAGTGCGGAGAATAGGAATCTGGAGAGTCGGGGTCAAGATGAGCCAGTTCTGCAGCCTGGGAAGCTGACGGAATCCGGGGAAATCAAGCTAATATACGACTATCTCGAGTTTCCTTTGGCAGCTTAATCTGTAACTCAAACAACACACCGGGAAGGTGCCTGCTCCGGTAGTCTTGCCCAAACTAGAGATTTGCGGACTACTCCAATCAATGCAAATTGCTTCTGAATAATAATTGTAGCTACAATCGAATACTATGGATCTTGCCTCAATGATTTTTCAACTTTCCTCGCTGCTTTAGGTTCACTTGCATTTATGTTGTGCTCTCTCCCCAATTGGCTGTTTGCCATTGTTTGTGGCGTACTCATTTCCAATCTCCCTGCTCAGGCAGTGATCACGCTGGATGGGAATTTCGATTCCGGCTCGCTCGAGAGTTATACCATTAATGGTAATACCGTTAATATCACGGGTCGTGACTCTTACGCGGGGGGAGCATTCAGGTTGGGCGACGGCCATTGGCGTTGGCTTCACTTCAAAGCCAGCGGCGTACTGAATCAGAATCCAACGTTCGCGGTGCATGGAGAGTTTGGTGGGGACGGCTCTTGCTGCGATGACACGAGCATCGAAACCGATCATGAACTCTACGACCACGAGATGGTTTACTCATATGATGGAGAGAACTGGCAGTACTTTCCCCATGCGAATAATACTCTGAGCACCGCTAACGCTAATCCGGCGAACGATCTCTACACTTTCAGTCTGGGGACGCCTTTCACCCAAGACGAGGTTTATGTCGCCTACGCTTTGCCTTACACCTACAACCGAAGTGTGCTACACACCCAGCAGGTGCTCGCCTCGCCATGGGCTCAGCCGACGGTTTCCGGCAATTTAAGTGGGGTAATCGGGCAGGCTCCGGAAGGAGTCAATGATATCGGGATCAATCAACCGGAGCGCGACTTGTACGCCTATCGAATCACGAATCCTGCGACCGACTCTGCGACTCCCAAGAGAAAGGCGATGTTCGTCACGGGCCAGCATGCTTCGGAAACTCTAGGAATCTATACATACGAAGGACTCATCGATTGGCTCATCTCGGACGACCCGCGCGCGGCAGCACTCCGCGATCAAGTCGAAGTATTCGGCTATCCAACTTTGAATGCGTCGGGGCGGGCTGCCGGACTCTCCCGGTCCATGCTGCAGCATCCTGACACTGATTCGAACAGCTACTGGAGGCCTGGACCGTTGAGTGGGAATGACTGGGACAGTCCTGAGCGGACCGAGCAAAAGATCAATGGCGAAGCGATGCACGACGATGCCGCAGCAACCCCTGGCAACTCGCTCGACTTGTTCGTCGACTTCCATTCGTCGGTGCCGGACTATGAAATCGTAGGTCCCAATGGCCTAGGCTCGGAAAGCCCGCTGCCTGGATTGTCAGGGCAATACCGCGATGACTGGGCCTACATCACTAGCGGGTCTGAAGGCAACGATTGGTGGCAAGCTCTCCGCGCGTTGCAGCCAAACCTACTTCAGGTAACCTCTGGAACCGGGCCAACTAGCCGGACTTCGACAGGCTATGCCCTCAATGATGATTATGGTTTGAACGCCGACATGTCCGTTACGTTTGAAAATCAGTTCGCGATCTCTCGGCCGATCTCCTACTATCACGATTTGGGCAAGAATTTTGGATTGGCCATGTATGAATCTTGGGTGCAAGTCGCTAATCCACTTGCCGCTGACTTTGACGAGGATGGTGACGTGGATGCCGGCGATCTGGCCGCTTGGCAAGCCGGATACGGGTCCGTCGCTGCCACGCACTTACTCGGGGACGCCGATGGCGATGGGGACACCGATAGTGCAGACTTCGTTATCTGGCAACGACAATTCACGGGAGGGCAGAATCCGTTCTCGACTGGCAAAGTCGTCCCGGAGCCGAGCTCGATGGCTATACTACTTCTCACTGCAACTGGAATGCTCCTGTTTTCTGGTTCTGCCCGTTCATGAATAAAGGAATAGGTCCCCATGCTTCGCATCCTATTTTGTTTGATTGTACTGATATTTCAAAGTGGCGAAGTTAGAGCTGCAGAACAAACCCAACCAAATATTCTCTGGCTCTCTTGCGAAGATCTCTCTTCCCGAATGGGCTGCTATGGGGACAATACCGTTCCCACGCCGAATATCGATCGCTTGGCTCGCGAGGGAATTCGCTATACGAACGCCTTTACCGCCACCGGCGTCTGCGCACCTTGTCGTCATACGATAATCACAGGTCTCTATCCCATGCAAAGTGGCGCGCAATACATGCGAACTACTTCAAAAAGTTCGGCTATGGATGAGATCGAGGATCCTGAACTTCGAGAAGAAGCGATGAATCGGCGGCTGTATGAAGCGACTCCTCCGGCAGGAGTGAGATGCTTTACGGAATATCTTCGCGGGGTGGGCTATTACTGTACGAACAATAGCAAGGAAGATTATCAATTCGTTGCGCCAGTCACCGCCTGGGATGAATCATCGAATAAGGCTCACTTCCGCAACCGCGCCGAAGGGCAGCCATTTTTTGCGGTGTTCAATAATACGGTGACCCATGAGTCGGGCATCCATGGCGCACGACGTTCTCCCGCCAAGACCGATCCAGCCAGTGTCACAGTACCAAAGTTTCTTCCGGATACGCCCGTGGTCAGAGAAGATATCGCCCGCTATTACGACAACATCATTGAACTCGATGCTTGGGTCGGCGAGAAACTGGCTGAACTTGAAGCAGCGGGTCTCGCAGATTCGACGATTGTCTTTTTCTTTTCCGATCATGGCGACGGGCTGCCCAGACACAAGCGGTGGGTTTACGACTCCGGGACCCATGTCCCGATGATTGTGCGATTTCCCGATGGATTCGAAGCTGGCACTGTTGACGACCGAATGATGAGTTTTATTGATCTGGCCCCTACGGCACTCACACTCGCAGGAGTAGAGAAGCCAGATTACATGCCGGGTGTATGCTTTACGGGATCGAACGCCTCGCCGCCGCCGGAATATGTTTTCATGCATCGTGATCGCATGGATGATACGAGCCACGATACGATCCGGGCTGTGCGAGACAAGCGATTTCAATACGTCCGCAACTATCGACCCGATCGGCCCTACTTGCAGCTGATTTCCTACCGCGATCGGGCGGCGACCATGGACGAAATTTATCGACTCAAGAAAGAAGGCAAACTGAATGCTGACCAATGGCAATGGGCAGTACCAGCCAAGCCGTTGGAGGAATTGTACGACACCGAATCGGATCCCGATGAGGTTCACAATCTAGCAAGTGACCCACGCCATCTCGCGCACATGGCGAAGATGCGCGAAGCGCTTGAGCAGTGGGTGCAAGAAACCGGTGATCCCTTGGCGACTCCTGAAAGCGAGGTGCTCGAAACACAGGTCTGGCCACCGAAAGGGGAACAACCTGTTACGTCGACACCAGAAGTTGTCGTCACTCCAACTGATAATGATACGTGGGAAGTGACGATCGAGTGTTCGACAGAAGGTGCCAGCATTGGCTATCGGGAGTCGGACTCGGGTCCGTGGACGATTTACACGGGGCCATTCGAAACGGATGCGAAGCGACTGGACGTCACTGCTCATCGGATTGGTTGGAAACCGGTACGGGTGAAGCGGAAGCTGGGTGGGGGAGCTGAGTAGTCCTGACTTGAATGTTCCTTTTCGTAACTGTAAGCCCTGATTGTGTTGTTCGCATATTGCGAACATGCTATAATTACTGAGATGAATATCATCAGTAGGCCGGCGATTCTCGAGGCTCAGCGTCGCCATCCGCGTTGTCGCAAGTGGCTTGAAGAATGGTGGAGGAATGCAAGATCTGCTCAGTGGACCAGTTTAGAAGATGTTAGAAGAACCTATCCATCCGCTGATCAGGTAAACAAGTTTTTGATTTTTGATGCTCCCGAGGCCAAGCGTTTGATCGTAGGGATCCGCTATTCCCGAGAGACACCCTATCGTGGCGGGACATTGTTTGTGAAAGAATTTCTGACGCATTCCGACTATGTTCGAGGCAATTGGAAGAAGGGTTAGTTGTCATGAGTACCGCTAGTTACTCCGAATTATTATCCAAAGCAAAGCCGCAGATTATTGACGACGAGAGGTCACATCGCCGTGCGCTATCCACTATTGACGCCTTGATGAATCGTCCGAGGCTTAGCACGGCCGAGGAAAAGTTACTGGATTTGCTGGCGAAGCTTGTCAACGACTATGAAGAACATATCTATCCCACGCCCAAGGTCTCGCCAGCTCGTATGTTGAGTCATTTGATTGACGCCCGAGGAGTGTCACAGGCAGAAGTAGCCCGAGAGACGGGGATTTCGAGATCAACGATCAGCGAAGTGAACAGAGGCAAGCGAAAACTTAGCGTCGAAAATGCCTATCGCCTCGCAGAATATTTTCATGTGCAGCCGATGTTGTTCTTGGAGAGATAACAAATGGCAAAAACTTCACGTACTATATTGCAGTACAGAATGCGCTTCCCTGCGGCTTGCGGCTAGACTTAGGTTACCAACCCCTTGGTGACTAGCATAAACACGTCTTCGAGCGTTGGTTCTTTTTCGGCGAAGGAGATCAAGCCGCAGTTGGCGGCGACGAGTTGGCGGATGAGGCGTTGGACGTCGGCGTCGGAGCCGTTCATTTCTACTGCGCAACTGCGAGTGTTGACTTCGATGTTTTGCACATGGGGATCGCTACGAATGAGGCTTACGCCCTCCTCGGGATTGCCCGTGAACCGGACGACGATATGGCGGTTGCTGGTAATCTTGCGGTAGACCTTATCGATGGGGCCATGTAGCAAGAGCTGCCCGCGTTCGATGATGCCGATCGAGGTGCAGCAATCGGCCAACTCGGTGAGAATGTGACTAGAGATTAGAATCGTCTTGCCCATATTGCGAAGTTCCTTTAGGAGGGCTTTTACTTCAAGTCGGGCACGAGGATCGAGGCCACTGGCGGGTTCGTCGAGGATCAAAACGGGGGGATCGTGAACCAAAGTTTTAGCTAGGCAGAGCCGCTGCTTCATGCCACGCGAGAGGCTGTTCACATAGTCGTCGCGTTTATGTGTGAGATCCAACAGTTCTAGAACGTCGGACAAGACTTGCTTGCGGCGAGCCATGGGGACTTGGTAGGCGACGGCGAAAAAATCTAAAAATTCCCAGACCTTCATGCCGTCGTATACGCCAAAAGTGTCAGGCATGTAGCCGATGCTGCGCCGGACCGCGATGGGATCGTTGGTGACGCTATGGCCATTGACCGTTGCCTCGCCGTGGGTTGCTTTGAGAAGTGTTGCCAGGAAGCGAATCGTGGTGCTCTTACCTGCACCGTTGGGACCAATGAAGCCAAACATCTCACCGGCCGGGATCTTCAAGCTCAGATTGGCCACTGCGACAAAGTCGCCGTACTCTTTGCGAAAGTTGCGGATTTCGATCATAACTTTTCGTCACTGGTTTGCTGGGTGATAACGTCGGTGATGCTGTTGGCATCCGGTAGCGGTGGGGAAAAATCGCCGTAGGCCAGGTGGGCAACAACGACCGTGGCCCCTTGCAATTGCGAGGCCGCCGGCTCCACCTCCATACTTGGTAGTACACCGTCGACGATTCCTACCAATCGATACTCCTCGCGGTGGGTCGCCCCTGGATCATCCCCCGCTGGGAAGCGAAATGCAAGCTGGACCAGTGAGTCAACGCTCAATGGTAGTTCACCTCGCAGTTTCGCCGACGTCGCGCGATCTGATTCAAAAGGAAGCCGATCGTTCGAGAGGTCCATAGGAAGCAATGTGAGCAACGCCGAATCCCCGGCACGCAAATCCCCTAGCCACGCGCCATCATAGCGCACTCGGTTCTGCTTGTCGTAAAAGCGGCGCACAAGTACGGCATCCCGCAACTCGAATTGCGTGCGATTCTCGACTTGGCGTTGGCCGCGAGAAGATTCACCGAACCGCAGAGGTCCATCGAGTTTGAGCATCTGTTCGCTATGCACCAGATTCGTCGAAGCGGAGGACACGGCTAGACCGCTGAGCTGAGTTTCGGAATTCCTTTCAAAGCGGACCGAGTGTTGCCAATCAGTTTGGTCCGTGTCGTTGGCCGGAAAAGGGAGTGCCAATGCGGTGGAATCCTCGGGGAAGGTAATGTCGTAGGTGGTCGAGAGCGACGAATAGAACGCGGTGAAGCGAGTGAGAATTCCACGTGGATAGTTGCCGTGCAGTTCCAAGAGAGCAACTTCGGTCTGCG contains:
- a CDS encoding M56 family metallopeptidase; amino-acid sequence: MSETFDSVCEFIVIGLEPTFMAAIAAIPVAMLVLATDRIVGRRFSPRILCWLWVVVAVRLLMPIAPISPVSVQRVWHLLSWESKPATVSSWEELWQAPAKPQTIREWMANPRPDPLPEPIAPTPGVTDISWDWESVCVCTLCLLWFAGVILVMLRAIVSSWRFSQRIGLLSCVEDQPTIDCIQQVCASLNISRTPQMKYVPDLSAPAIFGVFRPTLCLPEETRNLLSSSELRMIALHELMHLRRRDGYLSWMLMLVRAFHWFNPIAWITIRHIEHYRELACDHAVRKFTEPQERTSYANLLMRFAAQRPATCLGLLGLGFASPAKNLAARIEAFTSADNRYKLPKLVSVTLLFTLALIGFTDAATDRPTSKMKDLDTFSINESDAWKLVNKSSIPSPSLPPKGELETRQYDLSAALKKIRETRPEESDGFGWLSKYLLVPGREEVVVETQQTGADQIMLTAPETVHQYFNQLLNEVERFGNTWQVVVCTRVLVVEDPEELQGIDWKDAVRYAAPHPARAESWSESNTNFGPERLSLSMESISVDYAPYVATILSAAEMDLVVKKSKLDHWTSAPKITIFSGQVAKISDLSQLPFVVGVTHLKGEFATAAQPCIEVLSQGMELGVKTSMTDRNTIELQCQLELNFIDGVSEAKMPGQDLVIQIPKATHRTISARCNMKQGETLLIAPTITVARKSEPAKYCYYAITTEWFPDPIEGAD
- a CDS encoding BlaI/MecI/CopY family transcriptional regulator, with product MAESATISDAEWQVMNTVWQHQPVESQQVIDLLAEPNEWTAATIKTMLHRLVKKKALTFDRDGKRYLYRALMRRGDCVRRASRSFLDRVFGGSAAPALMHLVKNSKLTDDELAELRRLLDEKEKKS
- a CDS encoding 3-keto-disaccharide hydrolase; its protein translation is MKRLDWKQLLGKRSASRNLCCLVTCLVTTLACFLAICSASLLAAEESTTSRPLFNGKNLNGWHVDVPALDANPDAKSPFIVRDRMLVSLGTPPGHLITNTIYQNYRLEVQYRFAAKPGNCGVLVHASLPRALYKMFPQSLEVQMQSGEAGDFWCIQEDISVPDMVARRGPRDTWGVDGDKARRIKNLTDGSENPPGEWNTLVIETLGDAIKVWVNGDLVNYGTDCTANKGQIAIQAEGSEVEFREIALTQIERFSED
- a CDS encoding lipid-binding SYLF domain-containing protein; this translates as MSPIIRLSALTAVLLSLVPAMSQAAMQEDEILRQASTVFQQVMTAPGNGIPRQLLTDAQGVAIIPQVKGGAFVVGIRMGKGVFIGRDATGQWQMPRFIDLTGGSVGWQAGIQSTDVILVLRSRQSVENLMQGKLTVGADASVAAGPVGRQVSAGTDLPMNAEIYSYSRSRGAFLGVSLDGSVLKQDLQADAQYYQQAAATGQQPVLASQLVSQITQYAGGGSVPMQEGMQPQPNAAPYANQFASATPMGESWQRLQAVLTPEWQQYLAIPNASQFNNAESYREALINAQSRYEVIASNPQYAQLAARPEYQAVFGLLRHAVNAQLTPPAGQLSLPAPPIQADPSEIR
- a CDS encoding M14 family zinc carboxypeptidase → MLCSLPNWLFAIVCGVLISNLPAQAVITLDGNFDSGSLESYTINGNTVNITGRDSYAGGAFRLGDGHWRWLHFKASGVLNQNPTFAVHGEFGGDGSCCDDTSIETDHELYDHEMVYSYDGENWQYFPHANNTLSTANANPANDLYTFSLGTPFTQDEVYVAYALPYTYNRSVLHTQQVLASPWAQPTVSGNLSGVIGQAPEGVNDIGINQPERDLYAYRITNPATDSATPKRKAMFVTGQHASETLGIYTYEGLIDWLISDDPRAAALRDQVEVFGYPTLNASGRAAGLSRSMLQHPDTDSNSYWRPGPLSGNDWDSPERTEQKINGEAMHDDAAATPGNSLDLFVDFHSSVPDYEIVGPNGLGSESPLPGLSGQYRDDWAYITSGSEGNDWWQALRALQPNLLQVTSGTGPTSRTSTGYALNDDYGLNADMSVTFENQFAISRPISYYHDLGKNFGLAMYESWVQVANPLAADFDEDGDVDAGDLAAWQAGYGSVAATHLLGDADGDGDTDSADFVIWQRQFTGGQNPFSTGKVVPEPSSMAILLLTATGMLLFSGSARS
- a CDS encoding sulfatase family protein yields the protein MLRILFCLIVLIFQSGEVRAAEQTQPNILWLSCEDLSSRMGCYGDNTVPTPNIDRLAREGIRYTNAFTATGVCAPCRHTIITGLYPMQSGAQYMRTTSKSSAMDEIEDPELREEAMNRRLYEATPPAGVRCFTEYLRGVGYYCTNNSKEDYQFVAPVTAWDESSNKAHFRNRAEGQPFFAVFNNTVTHESGIHGARRSPAKTDPASVTVPKFLPDTPVVREDIARYYDNIIELDAWVGEKLAELEAAGLADSTIVFFFSDHGDGLPRHKRWVYDSGTHVPMIVRFPDGFEAGTVDDRMMSFIDLAPTALTLAGVEKPDYMPGVCFTGSNASPPPEYVFMHRDRMDDTSHDTIRAVRDKRFQYVRNYRPDRPYLQLISYRDRAATMDEIYRLKKEGKLNADQWQWAVPAKPLEELYDTESDPDEVHNLASDPRHLAHMAKMREALEQWVQETGDPLATPESEVLETQVWPPKGEQPVTSTPEVVVTPTDNDTWEVTIECSTEGASIGYRESDSGPWTIYTGPFETDAKRLDVTAHRIGWKPVRVKRKLGGGAE
- a CDS encoding type II toxin-antitoxin system HigB family toxin, with amino-acid sequence MNIISRPAILEAQRRHPRCRKWLEEWWRNARSAQWTSLEDVRRTYPSADQVNKFLIFDAPEAKRLIVGIRYSRETPYRGGTLFVKEFLTHSDYVRGNWKKG
- a CDS encoding helix-turn-helix domain-containing protein; amino-acid sequence: MSTASYSELLSKAKPQIIDDERSHRRALSTIDALMNRPRLSTAEEKLLDLLAKLVNDYEEHIYPTPKVSPARMLSHLIDARGVSQAEVARETGISRSTISEVNRGKRKLSVENAYRLAEYFHVQPMLFLER
- a CDS encoding ABC transporter ATP-binding protein, encoding MIEIRNFRKEYGDFVAVANLSLKIPAGEMFGFIGPNGAGKSTTIRFLATLLKATHGEATVNGHSVTNDPIAVRRSIGYMPDTFGVYDGMKVWEFLDFFAVAYQVPMARRKQVLSDVLELLDLTHKRDDYVNSLSRGMKQRLCLAKTLVHDPPVLILDEPASGLDPRARLEVKALLKELRNMGKTILISSHILTELADCCTSIGIIERGQLLLHGPIDKVYRKITSNRHIVVRFTGNPEEGVSLIRSDPHVQNIEVNTRSCAVEMNGSDADVQRLIRQLVAANCGLISFAEKEPTLEDVFMLVTKGLVT